The following proteins are co-located in the Dehalococcoidales bacterium genome:
- a CDS encoding TIGR03936 family radical SAM-associated protein, whose protein sequence is MYRLRVRFKRGEEIKFISHLDLIRLWQRALHRARLPLAYSKGFSPHPQISMAMPLAIGVTSEAELADIFLDTPVSPHFFNAALSQQLPPGIEILQVHPISPHQPSLQSQTSFAEYVVTIATDKETKEIEANITRLLSAEHLPWQHQRDTGTRSYDLRALISDLWLIDRFPTCCTIGMKLRCDSNGSGRPEQVSLALGFIEQPRSIHRTKLILKTA, encoded by the coding sequence ATGTACCGCCTCAGGGTTAGGTTTAAACGTGGCGAGGAGATAAAATTTATCTCCCACCTTGATTTGATACGCCTATGGCAGAGAGCGCTGCACCGGGCAAGGCTCCCGCTGGCCTACTCAAAAGGGTTCAGCCCCCACCCACAAATATCGATGGCTATGCCGCTAGCAATCGGGGTAACCAGCGAAGCCGAGCTTGCCGACATCTTCTTAGACACGCCGGTCTCCCCCCACTTCTTCAACGCAGCCTTAAGCCAGCAGCTACCACCGGGTATCGAGATATTACAGGTACATCCCATCTCTCCCCACCAACCCTCGCTACAATCACAGACCAGCTTCGCCGAATACGTGGTTACTATAGCAACGGACAAGGAGACGAAGGAGATAGAAGCAAATATCACCAGACTGCTTTCCGCCGAGCACCTACCCTGGCAGCACCAGAGAGACACCGGTACACGAAGCTACGACCTGAGGGCACTAATCTCCGACCTGTGGCTTATAGACCGGTTCCCTACCTGCTGCACAATTGGCATGAAACTGCGCTGCGACAGCAACGGATCGGGAAGGCCGGAGCAGGTTTCCCTCGCCCTTGGCTTCATTGAGCAGCCCCGGTCAATACACCGCACCAAGCTCATACTAAAGACAGCCTAG
- the tsaD gene encoding tRNA (adenosine(37)-N6)-threonylcarbamoyltransferase complex transferase subunit TsaD has protein sequence MKILGIETSCDETAAAVVEEGTVILSNKIASQVEIHARYGGIVPEVASRQHILSIIPIVEQAMVEAGVSWGDLAAVAVTIGPGLAGSLLVGTNTAKAIAFAHGLPLVGVNHLEGHIYAGWLSYRSIGFPILCLIVSGGHSDLVLMKGHGDYVLLGMTRDDAAGEAFDKAARILGLGYPGGPAIEQAAAGGSACLSLPRAWLRGSNDFSFSGVKTALLRLAEGGQVSSAADAAASFQKAVVEVMVAKTVAVAKKYHVKHILLVGGVASNKFLRQQMVMASPVTVLIPEPILCTDNAAMIAACGYHRLRAGKVDGLELDVFPSLRLS, from the coding sequence ATGAAAATCTTGGGCATTGAGACCTCCTGCGATGAGACGGCGGCTGCGGTGGTTGAGGAAGGTACCGTCATATTATCCAACAAGATTGCTTCGCAGGTAGAGATCCATGCCCGGTATGGCGGGATTGTTCCTGAGGTTGCCTCCCGGCAGCACATCCTGAGTATCATTCCGATAGTTGAGCAGGCGATGGTTGAGGCTGGAGTCAGCTGGGGGGACTTAGCGGCTGTCGCTGTTACTATCGGCCCCGGACTGGCTGGTTCGCTTCTGGTGGGAACGAATACAGCCAAAGCAATTGCCTTTGCTCATGGCCTACCCCTTGTCGGTGTCAATCACCTTGAGGGGCATATCTATGCCGGCTGGCTCAGTTACCGGAGTATTGGGTTTCCTATTTTGTGCCTTATTGTCTCCGGCGGTCACAGTGACCTGGTACTGATGAAGGGGCATGGGGATTATGTGCTGTTAGGAATGACCAGGGATGATGCCGCCGGCGAGGCATTCGACAAAGCAGCCAGAATTCTGGGCTTGGGCTATCCTGGTGGTCCTGCTATTGAGCAGGCGGCGGCAGGCGGCTCTGCTTGCCTGAGTCTGCCGCGTGCCTGGCTGAGAGGTAGTAACGACTTCAGCTTCAGCGGGGTAAAGACCGCTTTGCTGCGGTTGGCAGAGGGAGGACAAGTATCATCGGCGGCGGATGCGGCGGCTTCTTTTCAGAAAGCGGTGGTTGAGGTTATGGTGGCTAAAACTGTAGCTGTTGCTAAAAAATACCATGTAAAGCATATTCTGCTGGTTGGTGGGGTGGCGTCGAACAAATTTCTCCGCCAGCAGATGGTGATGGCTTCTCCGGTAACGGTACTGATTCCGGAGCCTATCCTGTGTACCGATAATGCGGCTATGATTGCTGCTTGTGGATACCACCGCCTTCGGGCCGGTAAGGTGGATGGTCTGGAACTGGATGTATTCCCCTCCTTGAGGCTGTCTTAG
- the groES gene encoding co-chaperone GroES, translating into MAGHLKPLADRVVVKPIERERVSKGGIVLPDTAKEKPQEGEVVAVGEGRLSEDGKRIPMDVKVGDIVIYAKYGGTEIKIEDEEFMILRESDILAKKAK; encoded by the coding sequence ATGGCAGGACATCTGAAGCCGTTGGCTGACCGGGTTGTGGTCAAACCAATTGAGCGGGAGAGAGTGAGTAAGGGGGGCATTGTTCTCCCCGATACCGCTAAGGAGAAACCTCAGGAGGGAGAGGTTGTTGCGGTTGGGGAGGGCAGGCTGTCCGAGGACGGTAAGAGGATACCCATGGATGTCAAGGTTGGCGATATTGTAATCTACGCCAAGTACGGTGGTACCGAGATTAAGATTGAAGACGAAGAGTTTATGATTTTGCGTGAGAGCGATATTCTGGCCAAGAAGGCTAAATAA
- the aroF gene encoding 3-deoxy-7-phosphoheptulonate synthase, which translates to MIVEMRTGSTREEIDNVVARAKSMGMKVQLNVGTDRTVVAILGSNTGGLPTDSFAVLPGVESVTRIMKPYKLASRGFKPKDSVVAVNGVEVGGRRVVVMAGPCAVESEEQMVASARVVKESGASILRGGAFKPRTSPFNFQGLEEAGLEILARVRKRFAIPVVTEVVDPHDVDLVAEYADILQIGSRNMQNFALLSSVGRSKRPVLLKRGFACTVTEWLTAADYLLAEGNNQVILCERGIRTFEDSARFSLDISSIPVIKQSSHLPLIVDPSHAAGHYSLVPAMAKASLAAGADGLLIEVHPNPKGALVDGLQSLTPSDFARLMAELGPFAEAAGRCI; encoded by the coding sequence ATGATAGTCGAAATGAGAACGGGCAGTACCCGTGAGGAGATAGATAACGTAGTAGCGAGGGCCAAGTCGATGGGGATGAAGGTCCAGTTGAATGTCGGTACGGATCGAACGGTGGTTGCCATACTGGGTAGCAATACGGGTGGATTGCCTACCGATTCTTTCGCCGTACTTCCCGGGGTGGAGAGTGTCACCCGGATTATGAAGCCCTATAAGCTTGCCTCCCGCGGCTTCAAGCCTAAGGACAGCGTGGTTGCTGTTAATGGGGTTGAGGTCGGAGGCAGGCGTGTTGTCGTTATGGCAGGGCCCTGCGCTGTGGAGAGTGAGGAGCAGATGGTAGCCTCGGCCCGGGTGGTAAAAGAGTCCGGAGCCAGTATCCTGCGTGGCGGTGCCTTTAAGCCCCGTACTTCTCCGTTTAACTTTCAGGGTCTGGAAGAAGCCGGTTTGGAAATTCTGGCACGGGTCAGGAAGCGATTCGCTATCCCGGTGGTCACCGAAGTGGTCGACCCTCACGATGTCGATCTGGTTGCGGAATATGCCGACATTCTCCAGATTGGCTCTCGGAATATGCAGAACTTTGCTCTGCTTAGCAGTGTAGGCAGGAGTAAGCGGCCTGTTCTCCTCAAGCGTGGCTTTGCCTGTACCGTTACCGAGTGGTTGACTGCTGCTGATTACCTGCTGGCTGAGGGGAATAATCAGGTTATCCTGTGTGAGAGAGGAATCAGGACATTCGAGGATAGCGCCCGTTTTTCCCTGGATATCAGTTCCATACCGGTGATTAAGCAGTCCAGCCATTTACCCTTAATAGTCGACCCTAGCCACGCGGCCGGTCATTATTCACTGGTACCCGCGATGGCTAAAGCATCGCTGGCGGCTGGTGCCGATGGTCTGCTTATTGAGGTTCATCCTAACCCGAAAGGAGCCCTGGTCGACGGGCTCCAGTCGCTTACTCCCTCGGACTTTGCCCGGCTGATGGCGGAACTCGGTCCATTTGCTGAAGCAGCAGGCAGGTGTATCTAA
- a CDS encoding hemolysin family protein — protein sequence MNTTETVYLVILIVCLLLSAFFSSSETAFTALQRIRVEHLVSTKVPGAARIARMMQHPEKLLSAILTGNNLVNTAAASLATVLAVSFWGERGILIATIGMTIILLIFCETTPKIIAAHNAERTAIRTARAVEIAQAVFTPAVLALSSIATRLSKMAGGEPVSRSLVSEEEIRTMISVGHKEGTVEEAEAEMLHNVFDFGNRPVLEVMIPRPEVIAIEQGSTVADFLTTYAESPLSRFPVYKENMDNVVGILSIKDVLMALAKGNIDQKSSIDDLVRPAYFTPETKRINELFAEMRDNNYRMAVIVDEYGGTAGVVSLSRLVEEIVGQVGDELANIEKEYEAINEYTFQVDGSMRIDEANEEMQLGLPDGEDYETVAGFILNLLGHIPRRGEQLKYKGLKIVITKMRGLKIEEVLLTKEKQKQNVPPQG from the coding sequence ATGAATACCACAGAAACGGTATATCTGGTTATCCTCATCGTCTGCCTCTTGCTGTCCGCCTTCTTCTCCAGTTCGGAAACAGCCTTTACCGCCCTGCAGAGGATAAGGGTCGAGCACCTGGTCAGCACCAAAGTGCCCGGCGCGGCGCGGATAGCCAGAATGATGCAGCATCCGGAGAAGCTGCTCTCCGCTATCCTGACCGGCAACAACCTGGTCAATACAGCAGCGGCATCACTGGCTACAGTACTCGCCGTCTCTTTCTGGGGAGAGCGGGGCATCCTGATTGCCACGATAGGAATGACCATCATACTCCTGATTTTCTGTGAAACGACTCCTAAAATCATCGCAGCTCACAATGCCGAAAGAACGGCGATAAGAACAGCGCGGGCAGTAGAGATAGCCCAGGCAGTGTTTACCCCGGCTGTGCTGGCACTAAGCTCAATAGCAACCAGACTGAGCAAAATGGCCGGCGGGGAGCCGGTATCACGATCGCTGGTCAGTGAAGAGGAAATCCGTACCATGATATCGGTAGGGCATAAGGAGGGAACAGTTGAAGAAGCTGAGGCGGAGATGCTGCACAATGTTTTTGACTTCGGCAACCGGCCGGTTCTGGAGGTTATGATACCGCGTCCGGAGGTGATCGCCATAGAGCAGGGCTCGACAGTAGCCGATTTTCTCACTACCTATGCTGAATCGCCCCTTTCTCGCTTTCCGGTATACAAGGAGAACATGGACAACGTGGTCGGTATACTCTCCATCAAGGACGTGTTGATGGCACTTGCCAAGGGCAATATCGACCAAAAAAGCAGCATCGATGACCTCGTCCGCCCCGCCTACTTTACTCCGGAGACCAAACGGATCAACGAACTCTTTGCCGAGATGAGGGACAACAACTATCGTATGGCAGTAATCGTAGATGAGTATGGCGGTACCGCTGGCGTGGTCAGTCTGAGCCGGCTGGTCGAAGAAATCGTCGGTCAGGTCGGAGACGAGTTGGCCAATATAGAAAAGGAATACGAAGCGATTAACGAATACACATTCCAGGTTGACGGCAGTATGCGTATCGATGAAGCCAACGAAGAAATGCAGCTCGGACTACCCGATGGTGAAGACTACGAGACAGTAGCCGGCTTCATCCTCAATCTGCTGGGGCATATCCCGAGACGGGGAGAACAGTTAAAGTACAAGGGCTTAAAGATAGTGATAACCAAGATGCGCGGGCTGAAAATAGAAGAGGTCCTACTGACCAAGGAAAAGCAGAAGCAGAATGTACCGCCTCAGGGTTAG
- the groL gene encoding chaperonin GroEL (60 kDa chaperone family; promotes refolding of misfolded polypeptides especially under stressful conditions; forms two stacked rings of heptamers to form a barrel-shaped 14mer; ends can be capped by GroES; misfolded proteins enter the barrel where they are refolded when GroES binds) produces MAKQIVFTEDARHSLKKGIDALADAVRVTLGPKGHCVALDKKWGAPSVIDDGVTIAKDIELPDPFENMGVQLVKEAATKTNDACGDGTTTSTILAHAIITEGFKNLAAGAEAMALKRGIEKAADAIVDELKRVSTEVKGKEQIAQVATITAVDKKIGDLIAEVMEKVGKDGVITVEESKGLAYETEYVEGMQFDRGYISPYFVTNAEKMETVLEDPYILITDKKISAVADILPALEKILQVSKNLLIIAEDVEGEALATLVVNKLRGTINVLAIKAPGFGDRRKAMLEDIAVLTGATVVSEEVGRKLDSTTVDDLGRARRVVADKDKTTIIEGKGSEEAVKGRIKQIKAQIEETTSDFDREKLQERQAKLVGGVAVIKVGAATEVELKEKKHRVEDALSATRAAVEEGILPGGGVALINALPVLDKLKLSGDEATGVNIVKKAVEEPIRCLANNAGRDGSVVVDAVKKSPIGVGFDAEAGEFVNMVEKGIIDPTKVVRSALENAASIASMVLITDALVADIPEEKKNPPMPGGMGGGMGDMY; encoded by the coding sequence TTGGCAAAACAGATTGTATTTACTGAGGATGCAAGGCATTCCTTAAAGAAGGGCATAGATGCTCTGGCTGATGCGGTCAGGGTTACCCTGGGTCCCAAAGGGCACTGCGTGGCTCTGGACAAGAAGTGGGGTGCTCCTTCCGTAATTGACGATGGTGTTACCATCGCCAAGGATATCGAGCTTCCTGATCCCTTTGAGAATATGGGTGTGCAGCTGGTCAAAGAAGCTGCTACCAAGACTAATGATGCCTGTGGTGACGGTACCACGACCTCGACTATCCTGGCCCACGCCATAATTACCGAGGGCTTCAAGAATCTGGCTGCCGGTGCTGAGGCGATGGCGCTGAAAAGGGGTATCGAGAAGGCAGCCGATGCCATTGTTGATGAGCTCAAAAGGGTATCTACCGAGGTAAAGGGTAAGGAGCAGATTGCTCAGGTGGCTACGATAACCGCCGTTGACAAGAAAATTGGCGACTTGATTGCTGAGGTAATGGAGAAGGTGGGCAAAGACGGGGTTATCACTGTCGAAGAGTCCAAGGGTCTGGCTTACGAGACCGAGTATGTCGAGGGGATGCAGTTTGACCGCGGCTATATCAGCCCCTATTTCGTTACCAACGCTGAGAAGATGGAGACGGTTCTGGAAGACCCCTACATTCTTATCACCGATAAGAAGATTTCCGCCGTGGCTGATATTCTCCCCGCTCTGGAGAAGATACTTCAGGTATCTAAAAACCTGCTGATTATCGCCGAGGATGTCGAGGGCGAGGCGCTGGCCACACTGGTGGTCAACAAACTCAGGGGTACAATCAATGTACTGGCCATCAAGGCCCCCGGTTTTGGCGATCGGCGTAAGGCGATGCTGGAGGATATCGCGGTTCTCACCGGGGCTACGGTGGTATCCGAGGAAGTAGGGCGTAAGCTCGACTCGACTACCGTAGATGATCTTGGCAGGGCCCGGCGGGTTGTGGCGGACAAGGATAAGACTACTATTATCGAGGGCAAGGGCTCGGAGGAAGCAGTCAAAGGTAGAATCAAGCAGATCAAGGCTCAAATAGAGGAGACCACCTCCGACTTCGACCGTGAGAAACTCCAGGAAAGGCAGGCTAAGCTGGTCGGCGGTGTCGCGGTGATTAAGGTAGGTGCTGCCACCGAGGTTGAGCTTAAAGAGAAAAAGCATCGTGTTGAGGACGCCCTTTCGGCAACCCGTGCCGCGGTTGAGGAGGGGATCCTGCCTGGCGGTGGGGTTGCCCTGATTAATGCTCTGCCTGTTCTGGACAAGCTCAAGTTAAGCGGCGATGAGGCGACCGGTGTTAATATCGTTAAGAAGGCGGTCGAGGAGCCAATCCGCTGTCTGGCTAATAATGCCGGTCGGGATGGCTCGGTGGTTGTGGACGCTGTAAAAAAGAGCCCGATCGGAGTCGGTTTTGATGCCGAGGCCGGTGAATTCGTAAATATGGTAGAGAAGGGTATCATCGATCCGACCAAGGTAGTCAGGTCGGCTTTAGAAAATGCTGCCAGTATTGCCAGCATGGTTTTGATTACCGATGCCTTGGTTGCCGATATTCCCGAGGAGAAGAAGAATCCGCCGATGCCGGGTGGTATGGGTGGCGGCATGGGTGATATGTACTAA
- a CDS encoding acetate--CoA ligase family protein: protein MLGMGGIYTELFKDVTFRIHPLTDEDAREMVRSVKAYQLLAGWRGASPSDVGSLEELLLRISAMVEDLPQILELDLNPVKVLEWGGGYVVVDARILLA from the coding sequence ATGCTTGGTATGGGGGGAATTTATACCGAGCTGTTCAAAGATGTTACCTTTCGTATTCATCCGCTTACTGATGAGGATGCCCGGGAGATGGTGCGTTCGGTTAAGGCCTATCAACTTCTTGCTGGCTGGCGCGGGGCGAGCCCCTCTGATGTCGGATCGCTTGAGGAGCTTCTGTTAAGGATATCGGCAATGGTGGAAGACCTGCCGCAGATATTGGAGCTTGACCTTAATCCGGTAAAGGTTCTGGAGTGGGGTGGTGGCTATGTGGTGGTTGATGCTCGAATCCTGCTTGCCTAG
- a CDS encoding CoA-binding protein, with amino-acid sequence MTRVEKPKALVIGEGMVERDEAADIASLKSFLEPRAIAVIGASRKKGTIGNQLFHNILHQEFNGVVYPVNPHAEMVASVKTYPSVLDIPGMVDLAVVIVPAEDVLHVVEECGQKGIPSVVVISAGFAESGAEGKVRQERLLDAVRRYGMRLLGPNCMGIINTAPQVNMNATFSSVFPPIGNIAFSTQSGAFGLAILEYARSLNMGLSTFVSVGNNADVSSTDLLEYWQGDPATDIILLYLESFGKPRKFARVARSITPVKPIVAVKSGRTPAGSRAAASHTGALATAEVASEALFKQAGIIRVDTLEELFDIANLLSRQPIPSGNRVAILTNAGGPGIMTADACVARGLEFPDLSESTITALKRFMPHQVSLANPIDMTAAANAEMYRRALELLVQDDVVDIVIVIFIPPMLTDPGGVADAVREVAPQFRQHGKTIVASFMASPVDRLGLGPGSAEKGGVPCYIFPESAAVALGRAYEYSEWLKRPKGSIVKLDGIDRQMACEIITSAVERSKIHPFWLDTGSVIRLLNSYGINTVVAESAGTAGEASRAAKEIGFPVALKLNAASIVHKTEVGGVVLDLRSPKEVERAFVRMRERLEHDGFADEMLGVTVQQMISGGGRGNCRRDPGPLFWPTDYAWYGGNLYRAVQRCYLSYSSAY; translated from the coding sequence ATGACACGTGTTGAAAAGCCGAAAGCCCTGGTAATTGGGGAGGGGATGGTGGAACGTGATGAAGCTGCTGATATCGCCTCGCTGAAGAGTTTTCTCGAACCCCGGGCGATAGCCGTTATTGGCGCTTCGAGGAAGAAGGGTACTATCGGTAATCAGCTCTTTCATAACATCTTACATCAGGAGTTTAACGGTGTTGTCTATCCGGTAAACCCGCATGCGGAAATGGTAGCCTCGGTAAAAACGTATCCCTCTGTTCTTGATATACCGGGGATGGTGGATCTGGCGGTGGTTATCGTACCGGCTGAGGATGTCCTGCATGTGGTTGAAGAGTGCGGGCAAAAGGGTATTCCGAGTGTTGTGGTGATATCGGCTGGTTTTGCCGAAAGCGGTGCTGAGGGCAAGGTGAGGCAGGAGAGGCTGCTCGATGCGGTACGCCGCTACGGAATGCGTCTTTTGGGACCAAACTGTATGGGAATCATCAATACCGCCCCTCAGGTTAATATGAATGCCACTTTTTCCTCAGTCTTTCCGCCTATCGGGAACATCGCTTTCAGCACCCAGAGCGGTGCTTTCGGGCTTGCCATTCTGGAATATGCCCGCAGTCTTAACATGGGACTCTCCACCTTTGTCAGTGTGGGTAATAATGCTGATGTGTCCAGTACTGATTTGCTTGAGTACTGGCAGGGAGACCCGGCTACTGACATTATTCTTCTTTACCTGGAGTCTTTCGGAAAGCCAAGGAAATTTGCCCGGGTCGCCCGTAGCATAACGCCGGTCAAACCGATAGTAGCGGTTAAGAGTGGGCGAACTCCGGCAGGTTCCCGGGCAGCGGCGTCGCACACCGGCGCTCTGGCTACTGCCGAGGTGGCTTCTGAAGCCCTGTTTAAGCAGGCCGGTATAATCCGGGTGGATACTTTGGAGGAGCTTTTTGATATCGCTAATCTCCTCTCCCGTCAGCCGATACCTTCGGGGAATAGAGTAGCTATCCTGACTAATGCCGGTGGCCCCGGTATTATGACCGCGGATGCCTGTGTTGCCCGGGGATTGGAGTTCCCCGACCTCTCCGAGAGCACTATTACCGCTCTTAAACGCTTCATGCCACATCAGGTAAGCCTGGCTAATCCAATTGATATGACCGCCGCGGCTAACGCCGAAATGTACCGTCGGGCTTTGGAGCTGCTGGTGCAGGATGATGTGGTAGATATCGTTATTGTCATCTTCATTCCGCCGATGCTTACCGATCCCGGCGGAGTTGCCGATGCTGTTCGGGAAGTAGCGCCGCAGTTTCGTCAGCACGGTAAGACTATTGTTGCTTCGTTTATGGCTTCACCGGTAGACAGGCTTGGTCTGGGCCCCGGCTCGGCAGAAAAGGGGGGTGTCCCGTGTTATATCTTCCCTGAATCTGCGGCGGTGGCACTGGGCAGGGCCTATGAGTATAGTGAATGGTTGAAGCGGCCCAAAGGCAGCATAGTGAAGCTCGATGGTATTGATAGGCAGATGGCCTGTGAAATAATTACCTCGGCTGTGGAACGGAGCAAGATTCATCCTTTTTGGCTCGATACCGGTTCTGTTATCCGCCTGCTAAATTCCTACGGGATCAATACCGTGGTGGCGGAGTCGGCCGGGACCGCCGGGGAAGCATCCAGAGCGGCTAAGGAGATTGGTTTTCCGGTTGCACTCAAGCTTAACGCTGCCTCGATTGTGCATAAGACGGAGGTGGGTGGCGTGGTCCTTGACCTTCGCTCGCCGAAGGAGGTAGAACGCGCCTTCGTTCGGATGCGGGAACGTCTGGAGCATGATGGGTTTGCTGACGAAATGCTCGGTGTCACCGTGCAACAGATGATATCCGGGGGGGGTCGAGGTAATTGTCGGCGTGACCCAGGACCCCTCTTTTGGCCCACTGATTATGCTTGGTATGGGGGGAATTTATACCGAGCTGTTCAAAGATGTTACCTTTCGTATTCATCCGCTTACTGA
- the tilS gene encoding tRNA lysidine(34) synthetase TilS: MKENKDNRKPLELRVLDFIREHHLVPVDSCLLVAVSGGPDSVCLLHILLRLKDELGIRLHLAHLNHQLRGTESEADARYVDEMARQLGIPATVARGDVARHQAEKRISLEEAAREVRYTFLAETARSVGADRVAVGHTSDDNVETILMHLVRGTGTTGLQGLKPYLKWRMAGGDFAVIRPLLTVSRGDTAGYCQEQELKPRTDTSNFSLSPLRNKIRHQLLPLLKGYNPGIEQAILRTARIAASEIAFLEEEGARLWKEIVRSQNDIIILDKESFLKLPPALKRHLLRMAFQRLMGNLKDIETRHIEEIMEILNKPAGKRLNLPGGLTFSVEYQNYLLGEDSPVLSPFPRLDGTWTLNLQGKTVLPGWHVNAELINQPQPAMEKRDNPLSAHLNLDRAGNSLTVRSRQIGDRFQPLGMSQPKKLGRFMIDARIPAAWRDRVPIVCSREQILWVVGWRIDDRVKVTDNTERILRLEFERG, encoded by the coding sequence ATGAAGGAGAATAAGGATAATAGAAAACCTTTGGAACTGAGGGTACTGGACTTCATCCGGGAACACCACCTGGTACCGGTAGACTCCTGCTTGCTGGTAGCGGTATCCGGCGGCCCAGACTCAGTCTGCCTGCTGCACATACTGCTCAGACTGAAGGACGAACTTGGCATCAGACTGCACCTGGCTCACCTCAACCACCAGCTGCGCGGCACCGAGTCTGAGGCCGATGCCCGCTACGTTGACGAGATGGCCCGTCAGCTCGGTATCCCGGCTACGGTGGCAAGAGGTGATGTCGCAAGACATCAAGCGGAAAAACGCATCTCACTGGAGGAAGCCGCCCGTGAGGTGCGCTATACCTTCCTCGCCGAGACAGCCAGGTCAGTAGGAGCAGACCGGGTCGCGGTAGGACACACCAGTGATGACAATGTAGAGACGATACTGATGCACCTGGTGCGAGGTACTGGTACCACCGGGCTGCAAGGACTAAAGCCATATCTAAAGTGGCGGATGGCCGGTGGAGATTTTGCCGTAATCAGACCCCTCCTCACCGTAAGCCGCGGGGATACCGCCGGCTACTGTCAGGAGCAAGAACTCAAGCCCAGGACTGATACCTCCAACTTTTCACTATCTCCCCTGAGAAACAAGATACGCCATCAACTGTTACCTCTCCTCAAGGGCTATAACCCGGGGATAGAGCAGGCAATACTGAGGACGGCTCGCATTGCCGCCAGTGAAATCGCTTTCCTTGAGGAAGAAGGTGCACGATTATGGAAGGAAATTGTGCGGAGTCAGAATGACATTATTATCCTGGATAAGGAAAGCTTCCTCAAACTACCACCCGCACTCAAGCGACATCTCCTACGAATGGCTTTCCAAAGGCTGATGGGCAACCTCAAGGATATCGAGACACGCCATATCGAAGAAATAATGGAAATCCTGAACAAGCCGGCCGGGAAAAGGCTTAATCTACCCGGCGGCCTGACCTTCTCGGTAGAGTACCAGAACTACCTGCTCGGTGAAGACTCCCCGGTCCTATCCCCCTTCCCCAGACTGGATGGTACGTGGACGCTAAATCTACAGGGAAAAACGGTACTGCCCGGCTGGCACGTCAATGCGGAACTCATAAACCAGCCGCAACCAGCAATGGAAAAGAGGGACAACCCGCTTAGCGCCCACCTCAATCTGGACAGGGCCGGTAATAGCCTGACAGTGCGCAGCCGTCAGATCGGAGACCGTTTTCAACCGCTAGGAATGAGTCAACCCAAAAAACTGGGCAGGTTCATGATTGATGCCCGAATCCCCGCCGCATGGCGGGATCGAGTCCCCATAGTCTGCTCCCGCGAACAGATACTGTGGGTAGTCGGCTGGCGCATAGATGACAGGGTAAAGGTTACCGACAACACCGAGCGGATACTACGGCTGGAGTTTGAACGGGGCTAG